Proteins encoded by one window of Manis pentadactyla isolate mManPen7 chromosome X, mManPen7.hap1, whole genome shotgun sequence:
- the SERTM2 gene encoding serine-rich and transmembrane domain-containing 2, whose amino-acid sequence MSQVMTEVHFKYHGNLTGRAHFPTLATEVDTTSDKYSNLYMYVGLFLSLLAILLILLFTMLLRLKHVISPITSESTESVPQFTDVEMQSRIPTP is encoded by the coding sequence ATGTCTCAAGTGATGACGGAGGTACATTTCAAGTACCATGGAAATCTCACTGGGCGAGCCCATTTCCCAACCTTGGCAACAGAGGTTGACACCACTTCAGATAAGTATTCCAACCTGTACATGTATGTGGGCTTATTCCTGAGCCTCCTGGCCATTCTCCTCATCCTGCTCTTCACAATGCTCCTTCGGCTCAAACACGTCATCTCACCCATCACATCTGAGAGCACAGAAAGCGTTCCTCAATTCACAGATGTAGAGATGCAGAGTCGAATCCCCACTCCTTAA